From a single Sphingobium sp. genomic region:
- a CDS encoding YdbH domain-containing protein: MQQSGLWRICADMEDNLPDAGPKRRWGKRHVFGTVLLFLVILLLAAWWQRTDIADRFVQGQLEQYDVRASYEIQDIGFRTQRLRNVVLGDPANPDLTAKAVEIDTVIGFGQPRLSAIRANGVRLRGRVVDGQLRLGELDKFRDLESKEPISIPDISLGLRDAIASLETSWGGVGIAAQGSGHLRSRFDGRLWVRSPQLGGGGCTAKRLRYDGKVSIRNARPAFEGAASAARADCPDQDLAAMAPAFAGKVQFTESFDRWLGDVGVAATSIRSDDMRASELLARLDFDGSARRTRYAIDLDQLALHMPELSVRTVSGKAEGMLVSGKAGMQISARGSAALEGAALSPAMLPATASLVDGTSATPIGPVVARLAPALQRAASAFDATLGFDLAAGPDGSTARLEKLFVRSQSGATLRQQGSFAMSGGNAVEPFAIGLRGGDLPTGDLSLRQRGSGWQGTLALQSYDARGGSFAIPALAFSSEAGGTWRFSGQATMTGPLLGGRISGLSLPVSGTFAGGVLAMNGSCTDVRYQGLETGALRLPAGRLRACPERGSMLRVGGGQTKFALNIPRLSVVGTLGSSPLRASGSAISFDLDRGFAANQVAVDLGVSESLSRFTVARIDGRMTGDGVAGSLIGGAGQIGNVPLLIGETEGQWRWQDGVLGLDATLFVSDAAEVDRFNRLRVPNFQLTLADNKIVAIGDLAEPESSVTVANAQIQHDLGNSIGNALLSVDNLQFNDRLQPEQITPLTLGSIANVQGRLSGDGRIDWNGEAVTSSGRFTVERTDLAAAFGPVDGLSTEIAFTDLLGMVTAPGQVARIALVNPGIPAFDGVIRYQLLPDQKVKIEEGRWPFYGGELILEPTILDFDVEAKRELTFRMVGLDAEKFLGNYDIENLRVAGVFDGTLPMVFDQEGGRIVGGWLVSRPGGGELSYLGEISYKDMGVMANFAFDALRSIRFEEMQIGVDGNLGGEVVTEVRFRGLQQGSLAKRNYITRQLAKLPIEFNVRIAAEFLSLIANLRSVYDGEYAAQRFGSQVLDAAPVTGEEAPPK, from the coding sequence TTGCAACAAAGCGGCCTTTGGCGCATTTGTGCAGATATGGAGGACAACCTTCCGGATGCTGGGCCTAAACGGCGCTGGGGCAAGCGCCATGTGTTCGGCACAGTATTGCTTTTCCTGGTGATATTGTTGCTGGCGGCTTGGTGGCAACGCACCGACATTGCGGACCGGTTCGTCCAGGGGCAGCTTGAACAATATGATGTCCGGGCAAGTTACGAGATTCAGGACATTGGCTTTCGCACGCAACGGCTGCGCAACGTGGTGCTGGGCGATCCTGCAAATCCTGACCTGACGGCAAAAGCCGTAGAGATCGACACCGTTATCGGCTTTGGCCAGCCGCGCTTATCGGCCATTCGTGCCAATGGCGTCCGCCTGCGGGGCAGAGTGGTCGACGGGCAACTGCGCCTAGGCGAACTCGACAAGTTCCGTGATCTGGAAAGCAAGGAACCGATCAGCATTCCCGATATCAGTTTGGGACTGCGTGATGCAATTGCATCATTGGAGACGTCATGGGGCGGCGTGGGCATCGCCGCCCAGGGCAGCGGCCATTTGCGCAGCCGTTTCGACGGAAGGCTATGGGTGCGATCGCCGCAGCTAGGCGGCGGTGGCTGCACGGCCAAGCGCCTGCGCTATGACGGGAAGGTAAGCATCCGCAACGCCCGTCCGGCATTTGAGGGGGCGGCCAGCGCTGCCCGTGCGGATTGTCCAGATCAAGATCTGGCAGCAATGGCGCCTGCTTTTGCCGGTAAGGTCCAGTTTACCGAATCCTTCGACCGCTGGCTGGGGGATGTCGGCGTTGCGGCGACGTCGATCCGGTCAGACGATATGAGGGCGAGCGAGCTTTTGGCACGCCTTGATTTTGATGGGAGCGCCCGCCGCACGCGCTATGCAATCGATCTTGACCAGCTGGCATTGCACATGCCCGAACTTTCCGTGCGAACCGTGTCCGGCAAAGCCGAGGGTATGTTGGTGAGTGGCAAGGCAGGGATGCAGATTTCGGCGCGCGGCTCTGCCGCATTAGAAGGGGCTGCACTGTCGCCTGCCATGCTCCCTGCAACAGCCAGTCTGGTCGACGGCACAAGCGCGACGCCCATCGGGCCGGTTGTTGCGCGGCTTGCGCCGGCGTTGCAGCGCGCTGCCTCTGCTTTTGACGCGACCCTTGGATTTGATCTGGCAGCGGGGCCTGATGGTTCCACAGCCCGGCTCGAAAAGCTGTTCGTGCGATCGCAAAGCGGGGCGACTCTGCGTCAACAGGGCAGTTTTGCGATGTCGGGTGGCAATGCAGTCGAACCCTTTGCAATCGGTTTGCGCGGCGGTGATCTCCCAACAGGTGACCTCAGTCTGCGACAGCGCGGAAGCGGCTGGCAAGGAACGCTCGCGCTTCAGTCCTATGATGCGCGAGGGGGCAGTTTTGCCATACCGGCCTTGGCCTTCAGCAGTGAGGCAGGCGGTACCTGGCGCTTTTCCGGGCAGGCGACCATGACCGGGCCCTTGCTGGGTGGTCGGATCAGCGGGCTCAGCCTGCCGGTGAGCGGCACATTTGCCGGAGGCGTTCTGGCGATGAATGGCAGTTGCACAGATGTCCGTTACCAGGGGCTTGAAACGGGTGCGTTGCGCTTACCCGCTGGCCGGTTGCGCGCCTGTCCCGAGCGTGGGTCGATGCTGCGGGTTGGAGGCGGGCAAACAAAGTTCGCGCTTAACATCCCGAGGCTTTCGGTCGTCGGCACTTTGGGTTCATCGCCGCTGCGCGCCAGTGGCAGCGCGATCAGTTTCGATCTCGACCGGGGCTTTGCTGCCAATCAGGTCGCGGTCGATTTGGGGGTGAGCGAAAGTTTGAGCCGATTTACCGTCGCGCGGATTGATGGACGTATGACAGGTGACGGCGTGGCCGGCAGCTTAATCGGCGGTGCAGGGCAGATAGGCAATGTGCCGCTGCTGATCGGCGAAACCGAAGGGCAATGGCGTTGGCAGGATGGCGTGCTAGGCCTGGATGCAACGTTGTTCGTCTCGGATGCCGCTGAAGTTGATCGGTTTAACCGGTTGCGCGTACCCAATTTCCAACTGACGCTGGCCGACAATAAGATCGTGGCGATTGGTGATCTGGCCGAGCCTGAAAGCAGCGTTACCGTGGCCAATGCCCAGATCCAGCATGATTTGGGAAATAGCATTGGCAATGCGCTGCTGTCGGTCGATAACTTGCAGTTCAATGACCGGTTGCAGCCCGAACAGATCACGCCGCTGACATTGGGCAGCATTGCAAATGTCCAAGGGCGGCTGAGCGGTGATGGTCGGATCGATTGGAATGGTGAGGCCGTGACCAGCTCGGGGCGCTTCACGGTCGAGCGCACCGATCTTGCTGCAGCCTTTGGGCCTGTCGACGGGCTTAGCACCGAAATTGCCTTTACCGATCTGCTGGGAATGGTCACCGCGCCGGGGCAGGTGGCGCGGATAGCATTGGTCAATCCCGGCATTCCGGCGTTTGATGGCGTGATCCGTTACCAGTTGCTGCCCGATCAGAAGGTGAAGATAGAGGAGGGGCGCTGGCCTTTTTATGGAGGCGAACTGATCCTTGAACCGACGATCCTTGACTTCGATGTAGAGGCAAAGCGCGAGCTGACCTTCCGGATGGTGGGGCTCGACGCGGAAAAATTTCTTGGTAATTATGACATTGAAAATCTGCGGGTTGCGGGCGTGTTTGACGGCACTCTTCCAATGGTCTTCGACCAGGAAGGCGGACGCATCGTCGGCGGCTGGCTGGTATCGCGTCCGGGCGGTGGCGAACTCAGCTATCTCGGCGAGATCAGCTATAAAGATATGGGCGTCATGGCCAACTTTGCCTTTGATGCTCTGCGATCAATTCGCTTTGAAGAAATGCAGATTGGCGTCGATGGCAATTTGGGCGGTGAGGTGGTGACTGAAGTGCGTTTCCGTGGGCTGCAACAGGGCAGTCTTGCGAAGCGCAACTATATCACCCGCCAGCTGGCTAAGCTGCCAATCGAATTTAATGTGCGTATTGCCGCCGAATTCCTCTCGCTCATCGCAAATCTCCGTTCTGTCTATGACGGGGAATATGCGGCGCAGCGTTTTGGCAGTCAGGTTCTCGATGCCGCGCCGGTGACCGGAGAGGAGGCGCCGCCTAAATGA
- the radC gene encoding DNA repair protein RadC, producing MAASRENEGHYGAGHRERLRERLLGKGGDALLDHELLEYLLMLAIPRIDTKPIAKQLLAHYGNLSAIFAADSYSLLHQKGVGENAVSAIKIVQALALRMASEPVRELPVLSSWQALLDYLRLDMAHLTVERVRVLYLNSKNMLIRDEIASEGSIDQAPIYTREIVRRSIDLGAAAIILVHNHPSGDSAPSRQDISMTREIIDVGKKLGIAVHDHVIIGKDGITSLRSAGLL from the coding sequence ATGGCGGCATCACGCGAAAATGAAGGGCATTATGGCGCAGGCCATCGCGAGCGATTGCGCGAACGGCTGCTTGGCAAGGGCGGCGACGCCCTGCTTGATCATGAATTGCTCGAATATCTGCTGATGCTTGCGATTCCCCGGATTGATACCAAACCGATCGCGAAACAATTGCTCGCACATTATGGCAATCTATCCGCGATTTTTGCCGCCGACAGTTACAGCCTCCTGCACCAAAAAGGTGTCGGCGAAAATGCGGTATCTGCGATCAAGATCGTGCAGGCGCTCGCCTTGCGGATGGCGTCCGAACCGGTGCGCGAACTGCCCGTCCTTTCAAGCTGGCAGGCATTGCTCGATTATCTGCGGCTCGACATGGCGCATCTTACCGTGGAGCGCGTCCGCGTGCTGTACCTCAACAGCAAGAATATGCTGATCCGGGACGAAATAGCGAGCGAGGGTTCGATCGACCAGGCGCCGATTTACACGCGCGAAATCGTAAGGCGTTCGATCGACTTGGGCGCAGCGGCAATCATCCTTGTGCACAATCACCCGAGCGGAGACAGCGCACCAAGCCGCCAGGACATTTCCATGACCCGCGAAATTATCGATGTCGGAAAAAAGCTTGGCATTGCCGTTCACGATCATGTGATCATCGGCAAGGACGGGATAACCAGTCTGCGCAGCGCGGGCCTGCTTTAA
- a CDS encoding ferredoxin family protein, producing the protein MTYVVTDACIKCKYMDCVEVCPVDCFYEGENMLVINPNECIDCGVCEPECPAEAILPDTESGLEQWLELNATYSAEWPNITTSREPPADADEFKGVDGKFDKYFSTEPGQGD; encoded by the coding sequence ATGACCTACGTCGTCACTGATGCCTGCATCAAATGCAAATATATGGATTGCGTAGAAGTCTGCCCGGTCGACTGCTTCTATGAAGGCGAGAATATGCTCGTCATCAACCCGAATGAGTGCATCGATTGCGGCGTGTGCGAACCTGAATGTCCGGCAGAAGCAATTCTTCCTGACACCGAAAGCGGCCTCGAACAGTGGCTCGAACTCAATGCGACCTACAGCGCTGAATGGCCGAACATCACCACCAGCCGTGAACCGCCGGCCGATGCCGACGAATTCAAGGGCGTTGATGGCAAGTTTGACAAATATTTCTCGACCGAGCCCGGTCAAGGCGACTGA
- a CDS encoding RNA-binding S4 domain-containing protein, whose translation MALASLRIDKLLWHLRLSKSRSLAQVLVAEGHIRLNGRRVEKPSAEVKVGDALTIPRGDAVLAIRVVAIPPRRGPASEAQACYLEI comes from the coding sequence TTGGCGCTCGCTTCGCTGCGGATCGACAAGTTGCTCTGGCATTTGCGCCTGTCGAAATCGCGCAGCCTTGCACAGGTGCTTGTGGCGGAAGGGCATATCCGGTTGAACGGGCGGCGGGTTGAAAAACCCAGCGCTGAGGTGAAAGTTGGCGACGCGCTGACCATTCCCCGAGGTGATGCCGTGCTGGCCATCCGGGTTGTTGCCATCCCGCCGCGCCGTGGCCCCGCATCAGAGGCGCAGGCTTGCTACCTCGAAATTTGA
- a CDS encoding helicase-related protein: MSSPQAPIKAVLGPTNTGKTHLAVERLCAHSSGVMGFPLRLLAREIYDRVVAIKGPKEVALITGEERIEPPGARWYLCTAESMPVERQFAFAALDEAQIGADPERGHIFTDRMLHVRGREETMILGSEALRPMVKALLPDAEIISRPRFSTLSYAGPKKLSRLPPRSAIVAFSVEQVYAVAELLRRLRGGAAVVMGALSPRTRNAQVAMFQSGEVDYLVATDAIGMGLNLDVQHIAFAGLSKFDGHRTRRLTVSEMAQIAGRAGRHQRDGTFGTVAGEAGEMTAEELLAIEGHNFPALDWMYWREAAPRFSSLSQLIADLEAKPDGPPLRAAPEAIDLAVLKRLAEMSQVTAKLAGPKSVARLWEVASLPDFRQTGAEHHSRFVASLWEHLVGGVLPHSYVAGELARLDTIQGDVDTLSARIAAVRTWSYVAHRGDWVADPVAMAERTRALEEKLSDALHNALRQRFVDRRTSILLRKATRDDALLPVEVDADNQVFVDGEHIGALDGFAFKVDPLARVGERKLLLAAAERHLAAYLKQRARAVAMAETQEFSLERDAEGRPALFWQGAMLGHLVKGRSLLQPLFKPVRAVAGLEGEDLRAIVEKADGWVQAQLAKHMGGLIALNQLAADAATDGVVRALAARLADAGGIAGRQFLADTLTALPKEARGAARKAGIVFGALDVYHHAILKPAATRWRAALFSALTEKPMPDLPPESAVHLKDWEFASAADCRNAGYRRVGSEYVRIDLAERVVRKAHETRGDKNDFGLDMAFATSLGLSEEGLEALMRDAGFRKMKAPSLELPAADGDDANAGEAAETAASDSAIEEALVFEEEAADTVEVQQDMPPVIEAETPDSLPVLETDSAATELAAPVSSANLTYWRWIGIRKPRPQASRPDQGQMRGKPKGRGKPGEGRKPHAPREKAPQTRSAPAAPTALALQLAALKEKMGG, from the coding sequence ATGTCCTCCCCCCAAGCCCCGATCAAAGCAGTCCTCGGCCCGACTAATACCGGCAAGACGCATCTTGCGGTCGAGCGGCTGTGCGCGCATTCCAGCGGTGTGATGGGGTTTCCGTTGCGCCTGCTGGCGCGGGAGATTTATGATCGGGTGGTCGCGATCAAGGGACCCAAGGAGGTCGCGCTGATCACCGGCGAGGAGCGAATCGAACCGCCGGGCGCACGCTGGTATTTGTGCACCGCCGAATCAATGCCGGTGGAACGCCAGTTCGCCTTTGCCGCGCTCGACGAGGCGCAAATCGGGGCCGATCCTGAGCGCGGGCATATCTTTACGGACCGGATGCTGCATGTGCGCGGCCGCGAGGAAACGATGATATTGGGATCAGAGGCGCTTCGCCCGATGGTGAAGGCTTTGCTGCCCGATGCCGAGATCATCTCGCGTCCACGCTTTTCGACATTGAGCTATGCTGGCCCCAAAAAGCTGTCCCGCCTTCCGCCGCGTTCGGCAATCGTCGCCTTTTCTGTAGAGCAGGTTTATGCGGTAGCCGAACTGCTGCGCCGATTGCGCGGCGGCGCGGCGGTGGTGATGGGCGCGCTATCCCCGCGCACGCGCAACGCACAGGTGGCGATGTTCCAGTCGGGAGAGGTCGATTATCTGGTGGCGACTGATGCCATCGGAATGGGTCTCAATCTTGATGTTCAACACATTGCCTTTGCAGGTCTTTCCAAATTTGATGGACATCGCACACGACGCCTGACCGTATCGGAAATGGCGCAGATTGCAGGGCGGGCCGGCCGTCATCAGCGCGATGGCACCTTCGGTACTGTCGCTGGCGAGGCGGGCGAGATGACCGCAGAGGAATTGCTGGCGATCGAGGGACACAATTTCCCCGCGCTCGACTGGATGTACTGGCGAGAGGCAGCGCCCCGCTTTTCAAGCCTGTCGCAATTGATCGCCGATCTTGAGGCAAAGCCAGACGGGCCGCCGCTGCGCGCCGCGCCAGAAGCGATCGACCTTGCCGTGTTGAAACGGCTTGCAGAAATGTCGCAGGTCACCGCAAAGCTTGCTGGCCCGAAAAGCGTTGCCCGGCTTTGGGAGGTCGCAAGCCTTCCGGACTTTCGCCAGACCGGAGCCGAACATCATAGCCGTTTTGTCGCGTCCTTGTGGGAACATCTGGTGGGCGGTGTGCTTCCCCATAGCTATGTGGCTGGAGAACTGGCGCGGCTCGATACCATCCAAGGAGATGTCGATACGCTGTCGGCGCGGATCGCGGCGGTGCGCACATGGTCTTACGTCGCGCATCGCGGCGACTGGGTGGCTGATCCGGTCGCCATGGCCGAGCGGACAAGGGCGCTTGAAGAAAAGCTGTCCGATGCGTTGCACAATGCGCTTCGTCAGCGTTTTGTAGACCGGCGGACATCGATTCTGCTACGTAAGGCGACGCGCGACGATGCCCTTTTGCCGGTGGAGGTCGATGCCGATAATCAGGTTTTTGTTGACGGCGAACATATTGGCGCGCTTGACGGCTTCGCTTTCAAGGTCGATCCGTTGGCGAGGGTTGGGGAACGTAAACTGTTGCTTGCAGCCGCTGAGCGGCATCTGGCAGCATATTTGAAACAAAGGGCGAGGGCGGTGGCAATGGCCGAAACGCAGGAATTTTCACTCGAACGCGACGCTGAGGGTCGGCCCGCGCTGTTCTGGCAGGGTGCCATGTTGGGGCATCTGGTAAAGGGCCGCAGCCTGTTGCAGCCACTGTTCAAGCCGGTGCGCGCTGTTGCCGGGCTTGAGGGTGAGGACCTGCGTGCTATCGTTGAAAAGGCCGATGGCTGGGTGCAAGCGCAATTGGCAAAGCATATGGGCGGTCTGATCGCGCTGAACCAGCTCGCTGCTGATGCTGCAACCGATGGCGTCGTCCGCGCGCTTGCTGCCCGGCTTGCCGATGCAGGCGGAATTGCAGGGCGGCAATTTCTGGCTGACACATTGACGGCCCTGCCCAAGGAAGCGCGCGGCGCGGCGCGCAAGGCGGGGATAGTCTTCGGCGCGCTCGACGTTTATCATCATGCCATATTGAAGCCGGCGGCCACCCGCTGGCGCGCGGCACTTTTTTCTGCGCTGACTGAAAAGCCGATGCCCGATCTTCCGCCCGAAAGCGCGGTGCATCTGAAGGATTGGGAATTTGCTTCGGCCGCCGACTGCCGGAATGCGGGCTACCGCCGCGTTGGAAGCGAGTATGTCCGTATCGACCTTGCCGAACGTGTAGTTCGTAAGGCGCATGAGACGCGCGGCGACAAGAATGATTTCGGTTTGGACATGGCCTTTGCCACTTCGCTGGGGCTCAGCGAGGAAGGGCTGGAAGCATTGATGCGTGATGCCGGCTTCCGAAAGATGAAGGCACCATCGTTAGAATTGCCTGCAGCGGACGGTGACGATGCAAATGCCGGTGAAGCTGCCGAAACCGCAGCGTCTGATTCTGCCATTGAAGAAGCGCTGGTCTTCGAAGAAGAGGCAGCGGACACCGTCGAAGTACAACAGGATATGCCGCCGGTTATCGAGGCAGAAACCCCCGACAGCCTGCCGGTTTTGGAAACGGATAGCGCCGCAACTGAATTGGCTGCGCCTGTTTCATCGGCAAACCTCACTTATTGGCGCTGGATTGGTATCCGCAAGCCACGGCCGCAAGCATCTCGGCCAGACCAGGGCCAAATGCGCGGCAAGCCGAAGGGCAGGGGCAAGCCCGGCGAGGGGCGCAAGCCGCACGCGCCGCGTGAAAAGGCTCCGCAAACCCGCTCGGCACCCGCTGCTCCTACCGCGCTTGCGTTGCAGCTTGCTGCGCTCAAGGAAAAGATGGGCGGTTAG
- a CDS encoding isovaleryl-CoA dehydrogenase has product MSNLPTLDFALGENAEMIRETTYRFATDKIAPLAAKIDAEDWFPRNELWPAMGELGLHGLTVEEQDGGLGLGYLEHVVAVEEVSRASASIGLSYGAHSNLCVNQIRRWANAEQKAKYLPRLISGEHVGSLAMSEAGAGSDVVSMKLKADAVQGGFVLNGTKYWITNAPYADTLVVYAKTAPDAGSRGITAFLIEKGDEGFGIGQKIDKVGMRGSPTAELVFNDCFIPEDRIMGPLHGGVGVLMSGLDYERVVLAGLQLGVMQACLDVVLPYVRERKQFGKAIGSFQLMQGKIADMYVAFNSARSYVYNVARACDTGQTTRFDAAGAILLASESAVKVAGEAIQALGGAGYTKDWPVERFWRDAKLLDIGAGTNEIRRMLIGRELIGGV; this is encoded by the coding sequence ATGAGCAACCTTCCTACACTTGACTTCGCGCTTGGCGAAAATGCGGAAATGATCCGCGAAACCACCTACCGCTTTGCGACCGACAAGATCGCCCCGCTTGCGGCAAAGATCGATGCTGAGGATTGGTTCCCCCGAAACGAGCTTTGGCCGGCAATGGGCGAACTTGGCCTGCACGGCCTGACGGTTGAAGAACAGGATGGCGGGCTTGGCCTTGGCTACCTGGAACATGTCGTTGCGGTCGAAGAAGTCAGTCGGGCATCGGCATCGATCGGGCTCTCTTATGGGGCGCATTCCAACCTCTGCGTCAACCAGATCCGCCGCTGGGCCAATGCCGAGCAGAAGGCGAAATATCTTCCCCGGCTCATCAGTGGCGAACATGTCGGCAGCCTCGCTATGTCGGAAGCGGGCGCAGGATCCGATGTCGTGTCAATGAAGCTGAAGGCCGATGCTGTGCAGGGCGGATTCGTGCTCAATGGCACCAAATATTGGATCACCAACGCGCCTTATGCCGACACGTTGGTTGTCTACGCGAAAACCGCGCCCGATGCCGGATCGCGCGGCATCACTGCCTTTCTGATCGAAAAGGGCGACGAAGGATTTGGAATCGGACAGAAGATCGACAAGGTCGGCATGCGCGGTTCGCCAACAGCAGAGCTTGTCTTCAACGACTGCTTCATTCCTGAAGATCGCATCATGGGCCCGCTGCACGGCGGTGTCGGTGTATTGATGAGCGGGCTCGATTATGAGCGCGTCGTGCTCGCCGGGCTTCAGCTTGGCGTGATGCAGGCCTGCCTTGATGTTGTCCTGCCCTATGTCCGCGAACGCAAGCAGTTCGGCAAGGCAATCGGCAGTTTCCAATTGATGCAGGGCAAGATTGCCGACATGTATGTCGCGTTCAATTCTGCGCGCAGCTATGTCTATAATGTCGCACGTGCTTGCGACACCGGGCAGACCACCCGCTTTGACGCAGCAGGCGCGATCCTTCTCGCCAGCGAAAGCGCGGTAAAGGTTGCCGGTGAAGCGATCCAGGCGCTGGGAGGCGCCGGCTATACCAAGGATTGGCCGGTGGAACGCTTTTGGCGCGATGCAAAATTGCTCGACATCGGCGCCGGCACCAACGAAATCCGCCGGATGCTGATCGGGCGGGAACTTATCGGGGGGGTATGA
- a CDS encoding gamma-glutamyl-gamma-aminobutyrate hydrolase family protein codes for MTTRPVLGVIACNRQVGTEPAQAVMERYIRAAMTYADVAALIIPSLPDLMTAAEVAPRLDGILLTGSPSNVATARYGDDGGDGPFDEGRDEIALSMVERMIDAQKPVFGICRGFQEINVALGGTLRRDASANDDLIRHHAPDDVSFDAMFDHRHPVELESGGWLASAYGKPALDVNSVHYQGIGRLADGLSIEARAPDGLIEAYSARPNGAPLLAVQWHPEWGTEKDLDSQTYFHLLGKALRGAL; via the coding sequence ATGACCACTCGCCCCGTCCTTGGCGTCATCGCCTGCAACCGGCAGGTCGGCACTGAACCGGCACAGGCGGTGATGGAACGCTATATTCGCGCGGCTATGACCTATGCTGATGTCGCGGCTTTGATTATCCCCTCACTGCCTGACCTGATGACCGCGGCCGAGGTGGCACCGAGGCTTGACGGCATTTTGCTCACCGGCAGCCCGTCCAATGTCGCCACCGCACGCTATGGTGACGATGGAGGCGACGGCCCGTTTGACGAAGGCCGCGACGAAATCGCGCTGTCGATGGTCGAGCGGATGATCGACGCGCAAAAGCCGGTGTTTGGCATCTGTCGCGGCTTTCAGGAAATCAATGTCGCACTGGGCGGAACGCTGCGCCGCGATGCCAGCGCCAATGACGATCTCATCCGCCACCATGCGCCTGATGATGTATCCTTCGACGCGATGTTCGACCATCGGCACCCGGTAGAACTGGAGAGCGGAGGCTGGCTGGCCAGTGCCTATGGCAAGCCGGCACTCGATGTGAATTCGGTGCATTATCAGGGAATCGGCAGGCTGGCCGACGGCCTTTCGATTGAAGCCCGGGCACCCGACGGGCTGATCGAGGCCTATAGCGCAAGGCCCAATGGCGCGCCGCTGCTGGCAGTGCAATGGCACCCCGAATGGGGCACCGAAAAGGATCTGGATTCGCAGACCTATTTTCACTTGCTCGGAAAAGCGTTAAGAGGCGCGTTATGA
- a CDS encoding aspartate aminotransferase family protein, which yields MPRNYDIAELRRLDIAHHLPAQADWQEIEDLGGSRIITHADGCYIHDGDGNRILDGMAGLWCVNVGYGRDELADVAAEQMRELPYYNSFFKTANPPAVLLADKIASLTGGRLPHVFFNSSGSEANDTILRMVRHYWQVKGETSRTIFISRHNAYHGSTVAGVSMGGMKAMHSQGFPAPGILPLAGIEHVRQPYWYNEGRDMSPEDFGTACAQAIEDKILEVGPENVAAFIGEPVQGAGGVIIPPANYWPQVEAICRKYGILLVCDEVICGFGRTGNMWGHETMGVKPDMIAMAKGLSSGYLPISAVAVSAEIIKVLKSGGDFVHGYTYSGHPVAAAVALRNIEIMEREGLVEKVRNETGPYLAKALAKLNDHPLVGEARSVGLLGAVEIVADKASGARFNGAEGTAGPMVRDICIRNGLMVRGIRDSLVMCPPLIISTQQIDDLVGIIRQSLDEAEPLLRAL from the coding sequence ATGCCCCGCAATTACGACATCGCCGAACTCCGTCGCCTCGACATCGCCCACCACCTTCCCGCCCAAGCTGACTGGCAGGAAATTGAGGATCTGGGCGGCAGTCGCATCATCACCCATGCCGATGGCTGCTACATCCATGATGGCGATGGCAACCGCATCCTCGACGGAATGGCTGGTCTGTGGTGCGTCAATGTCGGTTATGGCCGCGATGAATTGGCCGATGTCGCCGCCGAACAGATGCGCGAGCTGCCTTATTACAACAGCTTCTTCAAGACGGCGAACCCGCCAGCCGTATTGCTTGCCGACAAAATTGCCAGCCTGACCGGTGGTCGGCTGCCGCATGTGTTTTTCAACAGTTCGGGTTCGGAAGCCAATGACACGATCCTGCGGATGGTCCGCCATTATTGGCAAGTGAAGGGCGAAACCAGCCGAACAATCTTCATCAGCCGCCACAATGCCTATCATGGTTCGACCGTAGCGGGCGTCAGCATGGGCGGGATGAAGGCGATGCACAGCCAGGGATTCCCAGCACCGGGAATCCTGCCGCTTGCCGGGATCGAACATGTCCGCCAGCCTTATTGGTACAATGAAGGCCGGGACATGAGCCCGGAAGATTTCGGTACAGCTTGCGCGCAGGCCATCGAAGACAAGATCCTTGAAGTCGGCCCCGAAAATGTCGCGGCCTTCATCGGTGAACCGGTGCAGGGTGCTGGCGGCGTAATCATCCCGCCCGCCAATTACTGGCCACAGGTCGAGGCTATCTGCCGCAAATATGGTATCCTGCTGGTGTGCGACGAAGTTATCTGCGGCTTTGGCCGTACCGGCAATATGTGGGGCCATGAAACGATGGGTGTAAAGCCCGATATGATCGCGATGGCCAAGGGTCTGTCGTCGGGTTATCTGCCTATTTCTGCCGTCGCGGTTAGCGCCGAGATCATCAAGGTTCTGAAAAGCGGTGGCGATTTCGTGCACGGATACACCTATTCGGGCCATCCGGTAGCGGCGGCCGTGGCCCTCCGCAATATTGAGATCATGGAACGCGAAGGACTGGTCGAGAAAGTCCGCAACGAAACCGGGCCTTATCTGGCCAAGGCTTTGGCGAAGTTAAATGACCATCCGTTGGTGGGCGAGGCCCGCTCGGTCGGGCTGCTCGGCGCGGTTGAAATTGTCGCCGACAAGGCAAGCGGCGCGCGTTTCAACGGAGCCGAGGGCACTGCCGGGCCAATGGTGCGCGACATCTGCATCCGCAATGGCCTAATGGTCCGCGGTATCCGCGATAGTTTGGTGATGTGCCCACCGCTGATCATCTCGACACAGCAAATCGACGATCTGGTCGGGATCATCCGCCAATCGCTTGACGAAGCCGAACCATTACTCCGCGCGCTATGA